Proteins from a genomic interval of Flammeovirgaceae bacterium SG7u.111:
- a CDS encoding LytTR family DNA-binding domain-containing protein, which produces MISYIIVDDEPLAHELIEEFCSMLPHLKLEQHCYNALEAMQFLNKTTVDIMFLDLNMPKLKGFDFLRTLTNPPKVIVTTAYKEFALEGYELNVADYLLKPFSFERMVKAINKAIGEPDKQQSNNPASSTKEKTRFFVKGDKKYHQVASEDILHIEAFGNYTKLFLSDELIVSHESISYYESLLPASDFLRVHKSFIVALDKIKLIEGNRILIKDKEIPIGQTYKSMVNKLYQN; this is translated from the coding sequence ATGATTAGTTATATAATAGTTGACGATGAGCCTTTGGCCCATGAACTCATAGAAGAATTTTGCAGCATGCTTCCACATTTGAAGCTGGAACAGCACTGCTATAATGCCTTGGAAGCCATGCAGTTTTTGAACAAGACCACGGTCGATATTATGTTCCTCGACTTGAACATGCCCAAGCTAAAAGGCTTTGACTTTTTGAGGACGCTGACCAATCCTCCAAAGGTAATTGTAACCACAGCCTATAAAGAATTTGCCCTAGAAGGTTATGAATTGAATGTTGCCGATTATTTATTGAAGCCATTCAGCTTTGAGCGTATGGTAAAAGCCATCAACAAAGCGATTGGCGAACCTGATAAACAGCAGTCAAACAACCCTGCTTCTTCTACAAAAGAAAAAACTCGATTCTTTGTGAAAGGAGATAAAAAGTACCACCAGGTGGCATCCGAAGATATTTTGCACATAGAAGCGTTTGGAAATTACACAAAACTTTTTCTGAGCGACGAACTGATAGTCAGCCACGAAAGTATCTCCTATTACGAATCCCTTCTCCCCGCATCGGACTTTTTAAGGGTGCACAAATCTTTCATAGTCGCCTTAGATAAAATCAAGCTAATTGAGGGAAACCGTATCCTCATCAAGGACAAAGAAATCCCCATTGGGCAGACCTACAAAAGCATGGTGAACAAGCTTTATCAGAATTAG
- a CDS encoding glycoside hydrolase family 3 C-terminal domain-containing protein yields the protein MIKKSIYTLLLFLIHTLGVNAQVWKDPNTPIDKRVEDLLSQMTLEEKISYCGSRIPAIDRLDIPYFEWYGEALHGIIGWNCTQFPQNIAMGSTWNPGLMFDVATAISNEARALKNTGSKEVMMFSPTVNMARDPRWGRNGECYSEDPFLMSEMARMYVRGMQGNDSKYTKTVTTVKHYVANNVDKGREYIHSNINKKDLYEYYFPAYKTCIVDEEATGIMTALNGLNGIPCSAHEWAVNDVLRKEWGFEGYVIADWAAVQGIEKNMKYATSQPEAAAMAIKAGVDQECFRNKTRQAPMVNALKPAIEKGLITEAELDVSVRRLLRLRFMTGDFDDPSLNPYSKIPATVMECDAHKDLALKAAEQAIVLLKNDDALPLKKDIESLAVIGPFANRCWMGIYSGFPKSKISPLDGIKKYTDAKISFAEGCAVNADSLDEQKIAEAVEVAKKSEYVVLVVGNDETTSTENVDRKSLKLPGNQHKLIKAVQAVNKNIVLVLVPSGPTAVTWEQENIPGIVCAWPNGQEQGTALAKVLFGEVNPGGKLNSTWFKSDNDLPDFHDYNIQTGRTYMYFKGKPLYPFGYGLSYTNFEIDDVKVSSEKLDPQGNIVVSATIKNIGKTDGDEVVQVYIRDVEASQKTAAKALKGFKRVSVSAGETETVEISLPYEAFAYYDTTTNGFKVEEGKFEILVGNSSENIAATTSIEAKGGDILPIKVGQKSAYFNADDEIRTKKWDYLYASSAGIGSSQVEEEDDNKWIEYEITFIDPGFYVNTWDAELHFKSATKEALVEASMAGARIGEYTLLKGQVVLPIKIPIPPEYGKPVRLKVKTLHGTVDHDSIKIIPPGDKKPFVIKKVAATSE from the coding sequence ATGATAAAAAAAAGCATTTACACTTTATTGTTATTTCTAATCCACACCCTTGGAGTTAATGCCCAAGTTTGGAAGGATCCAAATACACCAATTGATAAGCGTGTAGAGGATTTACTGTCTCAAATGACGCTTGAGGAAAAAATCAGCTATTGTGGGTCAAGAATACCCGCCATTGACCGACTAGATATCCCATACTTTGAATGGTACGGTGAAGCCCTGCATGGCATAATAGGCTGGAACTGCACCCAGTTCCCTCAAAATATAGCCATGGGGAGTACATGGAATCCAGGGTTGATGTTTGATGTAGCCACCGCTATTTCGAACGAGGCCAGAGCATTGAAGAATACGGGCTCAAAAGAAGTCATGATGTTTTCCCCTACCGTAAACATGGCGCGTGACCCGCGATGGGGGAGAAATGGGGAGTGCTATAGCGAAGACCCATTTTTGATGTCGGAAATGGCGCGGATGTATGTGAGAGGAATGCAAGGAAATGACTCAAAGTACACCAAAACGGTAACTACAGTAAAGCATTATGTAGCCAACAATGTAGACAAAGGAAGGGAGTATATCCATTCAAATATCAATAAAAAGGATTTGTATGAATACTATTTCCCTGCTTATAAAACCTGTATTGTAGATGAAGAAGCAACTGGAATTATGACTGCTTTGAATGGCCTAAACGGCATACCATGTTCAGCCCACGAATGGGCAGTAAACGATGTATTGCGCAAAGAATGGGGATTTGAAGGGTATGTAATTGCCGATTGGGCAGCGGTACAGGGAATTGAAAAAAACATGAAATATGCAACATCCCAACCTGAAGCTGCCGCAATGGCTATTAAGGCAGGCGTAGACCAAGAGTGTTTCCGCAATAAAACAAGACAAGCTCCTATGGTCAATGCATTGAAACCTGCCATCGAAAAAGGACTGATTACAGAAGCAGAATTAGATGTTTCCGTACGCAGGCTGCTTCGCCTTCGCTTTATGACGGGCGACTTTGATGATCCTTCCCTTAATCCGTATTCAAAAATCCCTGCAACTGTAATGGAGTGCGACGCGCACAAAGACTTAGCGCTAAAAGCAGCCGAACAAGCCATTGTACTTTTAAAGAACGACGATGCATTGCCTTTGAAAAAAGACATAGAAAGCCTTGCTGTTATCGGACCATTTGCCAACAGGTGCTGGATGGGCATCTACTCAGGTTTCCCAAAAAGCAAGATTAGTCCGCTAGATGGAATCAAAAAATATACAGATGCAAAGATCAGCTTCGCCGAAGGCTGTGCTGTTAACGCAGACTCACTTGACGAGCAAAAAATAGCCGAAGCAGTAGAGGTAGCAAAAAAATCGGAATATGTGGTTTTGGTTGTAGGAAACGATGAAACCACTTCTACCGAAAATGTGGACCGCAAGTCGCTAAAGCTGCCCGGCAATCAGCATAAATTAATCAAAGCGGTGCAAGCGGTCAACAAAAATATCGTGCTGGTGTTAGTGCCAAGCGGACCAACTGCCGTGACGTGGGAACAAGAAAACATTCCAGGGATTGTTTGTGCATGGCCCAATGGGCAAGAGCAAGGAACGGCATTGGCAAAGGTACTCTTTGGTGAGGTGAACCCTGGTGGTAAACTGAACTCTACATGGTTTAAGTCGGACAATGACTTGCCTGATTTCCATGACTACAATATTCAAACAGGCCGCACCTATATGTATTTTAAAGGAAAGCCTTTGTACCCTTTTGGGTATGGCTTGAGCTACACCAACTTTGAAATTGATGATGTGAAAGTGAGTAGTGAGAAGTTGGATCCGCAAGGAAATATCGTGGTATCGGCAACGATAAAAAATATAGGGAAAACAGATGGTGACGAGGTTGTTCAGGTTTATATCCGTGATGTGGAAGCCTCCCAAAAAACAGCAGCCAAGGCATTGAAAGGATTTAAACGAGTGAGCGTATCGGCAGGAGAAACTGAGACTGTTGAAATTTCCCTACCTTACGAAGCCTTTGCCTATTACGACACCACCACCAATGGATTTAAGGTGGAAGAAGGCAAGTTTGAGATTTTGGTAGGCAACTCAAGTGAAAATATCGCTGCAACAACAAGCATTGAGGCCAAAGGCGGAGATATTCTTCCTATTAAAGTTGGGCAAAAAAGTGCCTACTTTAATGCCGATGATGAGATCCGAACCAAAAAATGGGATTATTTGTACGCCAGCAGCGCTGGGATAGGCTCTTCTCAAGTAGAAGAAGAGGACGATAATAAATGGATAGAGTACGAAATCACCTTCATTGATCCCGGGTTTTATGTGAATACATGGGATGCCGAGTTGCACTTCAAATCGGCGACCAAAGAAGCCCTTGTCGAAGCCTCGATGGCAGGAGCAAGAATTGGAGAGTACACCCTTCTAAAGGGTCAGGTAGTGCTTCCCATCAAAATACCAATCCCGCCAGAATATGGCAAGCCCGTTAGGCTGAAAGTCAAAACGCTGCATGGCACAGTAGATCATGACTCTATAAAAATCATTCCTCCGGGAGATAAGAAGCCATTTGTGATAAAGAAAGTGGCGGCAACATCGGAATAA
- a CDS encoding DUF5060 domain-containing protein: MKWKLALLASLVLLIQFKTMAKPIVIEGELKQWHQVIFTLDGPKASEDAAENPFANYRLDMVFTSEKGTEYIVPGYFAADGNAANTSAKTGNKWRVIFTPTQTGTWKYKISFRKGENIAAIPYQEQPEAGKKAAKIDGQEGGFIIGVSDKTGVDFRSPDKGLLLFNGNRYLKYQGSERYYLKAGQGSPETFLAYKDFDDVRDLKGNFIHEYKVHAAHYNEADEDYTWKEGKGKNMLGAINYLSQQGVNSQYVILTTLKGDGDDSWPWADPEDFTRFDCSKLDQWNKVFTYMNHKGLLLTALLFEAENEQLLDDGEAMGLERKLYYREMIARFSHLLGLVWIISEETRLYHKFPPEYNATRIVHLTSIDPYKHSTGLHNGNINSSDYEDTPEFTYFALHASADNWSQAHAKVLYRVNEAKRRGHPWVVFFDECVSAQYGVKIDEEDPDHDLPRREGIWGTLLAGGGGVSWYYGYKHRQNDLYCEDFTLREKMFHQTKTAVDFFMDNNIPFWEMENRNDLVDNGRCLAKENEVYVVQLDGATFANMYFDKKVDYEVKWFDPKNGGALQNGTRKFISGKGTQSIGRPPSDPEKEWIVLIRSTEKKGTERVVFEEHDGKLLIEAEDLPLTENWSVEYSAENYSGKGYIVWKGGNHHQSPSEDLVEITIKIEQEGKYAFDWRNRVGIGDDPTDANDSWLRFPNAANVYGEKTVDGESSKVYPKGLGKTPEPEGAGTDGWFKVYSSRTLDWSWGCYVSDNDTHPIFVEFDEPGEYTLQISGRSQGHSIDQIRLRHSSVYSKETE; encoded by the coding sequence ATGAAATGGAAATTAGCACTGTTAGCAAGCTTAGTATTACTCATTCAGTTCAAAACTATGGCAAAACCTATTGTTATAGAAGGGGAGCTAAAGCAGTGGCACCAAGTGATTTTCACATTAGATGGACCTAAGGCAAGCGAAGATGCAGCGGAGAATCCTTTTGCAAATTATAGGCTGGATATGGTGTTTACCAGCGAAAAAGGAACAGAGTACATCGTACCCGGTTACTTTGCCGCAGATGGAAATGCCGCTAATACAAGTGCAAAAACAGGAAACAAGTGGCGGGTGATTTTTACCCCTACCCAAACAGGGACTTGGAAATATAAGATCTCTTTCAGGAAAGGAGAGAACATTGCCGCAATCCCTTACCAAGAACAACCAGAAGCCGGGAAAAAGGCGGCAAAAATTGATGGGCAAGAAGGGGGATTTATCATTGGAGTATCGGATAAGACAGGAGTAGATTTCCGAAGCCCCGATAAAGGTTTGTTGCTGTTTAACGGTAACCGCTACCTGAAGTACCAAGGAAGTGAACGCTATTATTTGAAAGCTGGCCAAGGGTCTCCTGAGACATTTCTCGCATACAAGGATTTTGACGATGTAAGAGATTTGAAAGGAAACTTCATTCATGAATACAAAGTCCATGCGGCACACTACAACGAAGCTGACGAGGACTACACCTGGAAAGAGGGCAAGGGAAAAAATATGTTGGGCGCCATCAATTATTTGTCCCAGCAAGGTGTCAATAGCCAGTACGTTATCCTCACCACCCTAAAAGGCGACGGAGACGATTCTTGGCCATGGGCAGACCCAGAAGATTTCACTCGGTTCGATTGCTCAAAGCTAGACCAATGGAACAAGGTATTTACCTACATGAACCATAAAGGACTTTTGCTCACGGCACTACTTTTTGAAGCAGAAAATGAGCAGCTATTGGACGATGGAGAGGCAATGGGGCTAGAGCGCAAGCTGTATTACCGGGAAATGATCGCCCGTTTTTCCCACCTTTTGGGTTTGGTCTGGATCATCAGCGAAGAAACAAGGCTTTATCATAAATTTCCTCCCGAATATAATGCAACGAGAATTGTCCACTTAACTTCGATTGATCCTTACAAACATTCTACCGGGTTGCACAATGGAAACATAAACTCTTCAGATTACGAGGACACGCCTGAGTTCACCTATTTTGCCTTGCACGCCAGTGCAGACAACTGGTCTCAGGCACATGCTAAAGTGCTTTACAGAGTGAACGAAGCCAAGCGACGAGGCCATCCGTGGGTGGTATTTTTCGATGAGTGCGTATCGGCTCAATACGGAGTCAAAATAGATGAAGAAGACCCCGATCATGACTTGCCTCGGCGAGAAGGAATTTGGGGGACACTTCTAGCAGGTGGCGGTGGAGTCTCTTGGTACTATGGCTACAAGCACCGTCAGAATGATTTGTATTGCGAGGACTTTACGCTGAGGGAAAAAATGTTTCATCAAACCAAAACCGCTGTTGACTTTTTTATGGACAATAACATTCCTTTTTGGGAGATGGAAAACAGGAATGATTTGGTGGACAATGGACGTTGCCTTGCAAAGGAAAACGAAGTATATGTAGTGCAATTGGATGGAGCGACCTTTGCAAACATGTACTTTGACAAAAAAGTGGACTACGAAGTAAAATGGTTCGACCCTAAAAATGGAGGGGCTTTGCAGAATGGGACTAGAAAATTTATTTCAGGGAAAGGAACACAATCTATTGGTAGACCTCCTAGCGATCCTGAAAAAGAATGGATTGTACTGATCCGTAGCACAGAAAAGAAAGGGACTGAACGTGTAGTATTTGAGGAACATGACGGCAAGCTTCTTATAGAGGCAGAAGATTTGCCACTTACAGAAAATTGGTCTGTAGAATATTCGGCAGAGAATTACAGTGGGAAGGGATACATTGTGTGGAAAGGGGGTAACCATCATCAGAGCCCAAGCGAAGATTTGGTAGAAATTACTATTAAAATAGAGCAGGAGGGGAAATATGCGTTTGATTGGCGAAACCGAGTAGGTATTGGTGATGACCCTACCGATGCCAATGATTCATGGTTGCGTTTTCCCAATGCAGCTAACGTCTATGGGGAAAAAACTGTGGATGGAGAAAGCTCAAAAGTGTACCCCAAAGGTCTTGGGAAAACACCTGAACCCGAAGGAGCAGGAACAGACGGATGGTTCAAGGTATATAGCTCTCGCACGCTTGATTGGTCATGGGGATGCTACGTGAGCGACAACGATACCCACCCTATTTTTGTCGAGTTCGATGAACCGGGTGAATATACATTACAGATCAGTGGCAGATCCCAAGGGCACTCAATTGATCAAATTCGCCTGAGGCATTCATCGGTTTACAGCAAAGAAACGGAGTAA
- a CDS encoding helix-turn-helix domain-containing protein, whose protein sequence is MMNENEKKVVKEALDRICSHRLFANSPTHTDLLKYLVEKEFNKEEVNEVIVGIDLYGIDYSENRSNSTVRSYMYKLRQKLAKYYDEEGRNEPIVFTIDKGQYHLSFLSADEYLKPNSKKESVTIPVRYLKLAGGVVCLAILIIYAGRTTGMKPSFIWEDYFETQAQNLLIISDQFMVYGKLGDGKRYGISYPEINSQGEYIKYTQDHPDDVLSPTDYTLMSKMAPYTVKSLSQWFQSNNNDFDLELESKLKYDDIQNHNIMFVGQYKTMSLSKSLFLQDSKVFTTFGDGFKYKKEGTEKVYDTKHGDPKKVEYAMVSYTSLTASKSALYFVSNNDIGVMATVRRFTDETWLADFQSQLKGQSKHFNALFEVSGMQRTDVSCKLVELEILK, encoded by the coding sequence ATGATGAATGAGAATGAAAAAAAAGTGGTAAAAGAAGCATTAGATCGTATATGCTCGCACAGGCTATTTGCTAATTCGCCCACCCATACCGACTTGTTGAAATATCTTGTTGAAAAGGAATTTAACAAGGAAGAAGTGAATGAGGTAATTGTTGGTATTGACCTTTATGGCATTGATTATTCTGAAAATAGAAGCAATAGTACGGTTCGCTCTTATATGTATAAGTTACGCCAAAAATTAGCGAAGTACTACGATGAAGAGGGGAGGAATGAGCCAATAGTTTTTACAATAGACAAAGGACAATATCACTTAAGCTTTTTGTCTGCTGATGAATATCTTAAGCCTAACTCTAAGAAGGAATCGGTAACTATTCCGGTTAGGTACCTTAAGCTAGCAGGGGGAGTGGTATGCCTTGCCATTCTCATTATTTATGCGGGCAGAACAACTGGTATGAAACCAAGCTTTATTTGGGAGGACTACTTTGAAACTCAAGCTCAAAATTTACTGATTATTTCAGATCAGTTTATGGTGTATGGGAAATTGGGGGATGGCAAACGATATGGAATTTCCTATCCAGAAATCAATAGTCAAGGTGAATACATAAAATACACTCAGGATCATCCAGACGACGTATTAAGCCCCACAGATTATACGCTTATGTCCAAGATGGCACCATATACTGTGAAATCGCTTAGCCAATGGTTTCAATCCAATAACAACGATTTCGATCTTGAATTGGAAAGTAAACTCAAGTATGATGACATTCAGAACCATAATATTATGTTTGTCGGACAGTACAAAACCATGAGTCTGTCAAAATCTTTGTTTTTGCAAGACAGCAAAGTGTTTACCACTTTTGGGGATGGGTTCAAGTATAAAAAAGAAGGGACTGAGAAAGTATATGATACAAAGCATGGTGACCCTAAAAAGGTCGAATATGCGATGGTTTCTTATACCTCGCTAACTGCTAGCAAAAGTGCTTTATATTTTGTTTCGAATAACGACATTGGTGTAATGGCAACGGTAAGAAGGTTTACGGATGAAACATGGCTTGCTGACTTTCAAAGTCAATTGAAGGGTCAATCAAAGCACTTCAATGCATTATTTGAGGTAAGCGGAATGCAACGAACCGATGTTAGCTGTAAGTTAGTGGAGCTGGAGATATTAAAATGA
- a CDS encoding sensor histidine kinase: MSNSFASVASHRYFWHMIHYVKKYYSFGIGFVILLIILLLLQLNDIIKIPYDSPLEITLVFTFWWLAISLPIYKFSYLKQNRKKVYQLLALAALFICTLVMDSNWSMPDNPLTILLLFFFWLGLFYIISPSFVKKYKHPILLVYGFSMLYFTYVRLFSGDLDFYYENEKRMAMSFLVLPVPIFILLWIYEQWKWLKTLKTDKANAELALLKTQINPHFFFNTLNNLYSLTVKQSEKAPEVILKLSEMMRYTIYEGQKEFVPLKEEVAYLNNYIELHKIRYHKSVDIRFEHEIANDASVTPLLFIILLENAFKHGVESLSDNAYIHMQLSSLEDGIYFSIENNFDEKEVGEEAGIGLENLKKRLKLVYPKTHTLSISQSDNRYKVALKIDTI, from the coding sequence TTGTCAAACTCTTTTGCTTCTGTAGCCTCGCACAGGTACTTTTGGCACATGATTCATTATGTAAAAAAGTACTATTCCTTCGGCATTGGATTTGTAATTCTACTTATCATTTTGTTGCTTTTGCAACTGAATGATATCATCAAAATCCCCTACGATTCTCCTTTGGAAATTACTCTTGTTTTTACTTTTTGGTGGCTTGCCATTTCACTGCCCATTTACAAATTCTCTTATCTCAAGCAAAACCGCAAAAAGGTTTATCAACTGCTAGCCTTAGCAGCTCTTTTCATTTGTACCCTAGTGATGGATTCGAATTGGAGCATGCCGGACAATCCCCTCACTATTTTATTGCTATTCTTCTTTTGGCTTGGACTTTTCTATATAATCTCCCCCTCTTTTGTTAAAAAATATAAGCACCCGATCTTACTCGTCTATGGGTTTTCAATGCTTTATTTCACCTATGTCAGGCTCTTTTCTGGCGACCTAGATTTTTATTATGAAAATGAAAAAAGGATGGCAATGTCTTTCCTCGTACTGCCCGTCCCTATATTTATACTACTATGGATATACGAGCAATGGAAATGGTTGAAAACACTGAAAACCGATAAAGCCAATGCGGAATTAGCCTTGTTAAAAACACAAATCAACCCTCATTTTTTCTTCAATACGTTAAACAACTTATATTCCCTCACGGTAAAGCAGTCTGAAAAAGCTCCAGAGGTAATCTTGAAACTTTCCGAGATGATGCGCTACACCATTTATGAGGGGCAAAAGGAATTCGTCCCTCTTAAAGAAGAGGTTGCGTATTTGAACAATTACATTGAATTGCACAAAATCAGGTACCACAAAAGCGTAGATATTCGGTTTGAGCATGAGATAGCAAACGATGCTTCTGTCACGCCTTTATTGTTCATCATCTTGCTTGAAAATGCGTTCAAACATGGGGTGGAATCCCTATCGGATAATGCGTATATCCACATGCAGCTTTCCAGCCTAGAAGACGGTATTTATTTTAGCATTGAAAATAATTTTGATGAGAAAGAGGTTGGTGAAGAAGCTGGAATAGGGTTGGAAAACTTGAAAAAGCGGTTGAAACTTGTGTATCCCAAAACACATACATTATCCATCAGCCAAAGTGATAACAGGTATAAAGTAGCATTGAAAATAGACACGATATGA
- a CDS encoding ABC transporter ATP-binding protein, translating to MNRLTIKNLSKTYPNGVKALDNINLEISNGMFGLLGANGAGKSSLMRTIATLQEPSEGSISFNGTDILSNPQEVRAQLGYLPQEFGVYPKVSAEKLLDHMAVLKGIVDKKERKTQVDALLHQTNLTSHRKKAVFTFSGGMRQRFGIAQALLANPQLIIVDEPTAGLDPEERNRFLNLLSEIGENVIVILSTHIVEDIRDLCKNMAILANGKIVTQGNPSDLVKTLEGKVWSKLIRKENLEAHKHTFDVISTKLIAGETQIRVVSDDLPEQGFEEVTPTLEDLYFVTLFNQQTQNTPTYV from the coding sequence ATGAATAGACTGACTATTAAAAACCTTTCGAAAACGTATCCTAACGGGGTAAAAGCCTTGGATAATATCAATTTAGAAATTTCCAACGGGATGTTTGGGCTGCTTGGCGCAAATGGTGCGGGCAAATCCTCGCTAATGCGCACTATTGCCACGTTGCAAGAACCCAGTGAGGGGAGCATCTCATTTAATGGAACAGACATTCTTTCCAATCCGCAAGAAGTGCGGGCGCAATTGGGCTATTTGCCTCAGGAGTTTGGGGTGTACCCAAAGGTTTCTGCTGAAAAGCTGCTCGACCACATGGCTGTGCTGAAGGGCATTGTGGATAAGAAAGAGCGCAAAACACAAGTAGATGCCTTGCTGCACCAAACCAATTTGACTTCCCATCGGAAAAAGGCGGTCTTCACTTTTTCGGGGGGAATGCGCCAGCGTTTCGGCATAGCTCAGGCACTTTTAGCGAACCCCCAATTGATCATAGTGGATGAGCCTACGGCTGGCTTAGACCCTGAGGAACGTAACCGGTTTTTGAATCTTTTGAGCGAAATAGGGGAAAATGTGATTGTGATCCTCTCCACACATATAGTGGAAGATATCCGCGACTTATGCAAGAATATGGCCATTCTGGCCAATGGGAAAATTGTCACTCAAGGAAACCCGTCCGACTTGGTGAAGACACTTGAAGGGAAAGTGTGGAGTAAGCTTATAAGAAAGGAAAACTTAGAAGCGCATAAGCATACTTTTGATGTGATTTCCACTAAGCTGATTGCTGGGGAAACGCAGATCAGGGTGGTATCGGATGATTTGCCCGAGCAAGGTTTTGAGGAGGTAACCCCAACTCTCGAAGATTTGTATTTCGTCACATTATTCAATCAACAAACACAAAATACGCCTACTTATGTTTAG
- a CDS encoding DUF1080 domain-containing protein, with translation MKAIAYFLNILFCLLVIGSCKPKPTPSATTALFNGKNLDGWHVDVPAQDASPDTVPSFVVRDGKLVSMGEPRGHLITDSVFQNYRLEVKYRFVGEPGNCGVLVHASTPRALYKMFPKSIEVQMMHENAGDFWCIVEDISVPDMETRRGAKEEWGITEGKKRRILNLTDGSEKPLGEWNTMVVECLEDQVKVWVNGDLVNHGFESTARAGRIALQAEGAEVEFEKVELTPIAELSE, from the coding sequence ATGAAAGCTATTGCCTATTTTTTGAACATCCTTTTTTGCCTGCTCGTCATCGGATCTTGTAAACCCAAACCTACTCCTTCTGCTACCACGGCTCTTTTCAATGGAAAGAACTTGGACGGTTGGCATGTGGATGTTCCCGCTCAAGATGCCAGCCCCGATACTGTCCCTTCTTTTGTGGTGAGGGATGGGAAGTTGGTGAGCATGGGAGAGCCTAGAGGGCACCTCATCACAGACAGTGTTTTTCAAAACTACAGGCTAGAGGTGAAGTATAGGTTTGTTGGTGAGCCGGGGAACTGCGGAGTGCTGGTACATGCTTCTACGCCAAGGGCTTTGTATAAAATGTTCCCCAAGTCCATAGAAGTACAAATGATGCATGAAAATGCGGGTGATTTTTGGTGCATAGTGGAAGATATTTCCGTGCCCGATATGGAGACCCGCCGTGGGGCAAAAGAGGAGTGGGGCATTACCGAGGGCAAAAAGAGAAGAATCCTCAACCTGACCGACGGTTCGGAAAAGCCCTTGGGCGAATGGAATACGATGGTGGTGGAGTGTTTGGAAGATCAAGTGAAAGTGTGGGTGAACGGCGACTTGGTAAACCACGGGTTCGAGTCCACGGCAAGGGCTGGGCGAATAGCCCTCCAAGCAGAAGGGGCAGAGGTTGAGTTTGAAAAAGTGGAGCTTACGCCTATTGCCGAGTTGAGTGAGTAA